The proteins below are encoded in one region of Penicillium psychrofluorescens genome assembly, chromosome: 4:
- a CDS encoding uncharacterized protein (ID:PFLUO_006702-T1.cds;~source:funannotate), protein MRRLPISWAPGLSSHRAIRPVLGDIFPRANFTTVGSSATHFSTRVLRDGPKPLCRQPVVSELRTNGFQQTTPTPSPIASQVRNFRSTTRALQAKPPTPPTKNIKAADRSLPEEKEDEDVDKGFELSERAAQAAQVNLSARLAKDGASGKKSGFAEIWRLLKIARPEAKTLGFAFFFLLISSSITMSIPFSIGKIMDTATKSATEGGNELFGLSLPMFYSALAGVLLVGAAANYGRIIILRIVGERIVARLRSKLFRQTFVQDAEFFDANRVGDLISRLSSDTIIVGKSITQNLSDGLRATVSGAAGFGLMAYTSLQLSSILALLLPPIGLGALFYGRAIRNLSRKIQKNLGTLTKIAEERLGNVKTSQSFAGEILEVNRYNTQVRKIFDLGKRESLISATFFSSTGLMGNMTILALLYAGGSMVQSGAISIGELTSFLMYTAYAGSSMFGLSSFYSELMKGVGAASRLFELQDRQPTIHPTKGLKVESARGPIRFENVTFSYPTRPAVKIFKGLDFEIPQGTNVAIVGPSGGGKSTIASILLRFYSPTEGKVLIDGKDISGMNAKSLRRKIGVVAQEPVLFSGTISDNISYGRPHATRSEIIAAARQANCQFISDFPDGLDTHVGARGAQLSGGQKQRIAIARALIKEPDILILDEATSALDAESETLVNSALAALLRGNNTTISIAHRLSTIKRSDTIIVLGPDGKVAEQGSYDELSARPDGAFTKLMEWQMSGSEPVHPPAAASARAAKTAEELWQLQKETEPEPELEDDEEEEQTRKNSTH, encoded by the exons ATGCGCCGGCTCCCCATCTCCTGGGCTCCGGGCCTCTCCTCTCACCGGGCCATTCGACCGGTTCTCGGAGATATCTTTCCACGAGCGAATTTCACAACAGTTGGATCTAGCGCAACTCATTTCTCAACAAGAGTATTGCGCGACGGGCCTAAGCCTCTCTGCCGACAACCTGTCGTATCCGAGCTTCGCACGAATGGCTTTCAACAAACCACCCCTACGCCTTCTCCCATAGCCTCACAAGTACGGAACTTCCGTTCCACTACGCGAGCCCTCCAGGCGAAGCCCCCAACACCCCCAACGAAAAACATTAAAGCTGCCGACCGGTCGCttcccgaggagaaggaagatgaagatgtggATAAGGGGTTTGAACTTTCTGAGCGAGCAGCCCAGGCAGCCCAGGTCAACCTTAGTGCCAGATTGGCCAAGGATGGCGCATCAGGAAAGAAATCTGGGTTTGCGGAAATCTGGCGCCTCCTCAAGATCGCGCGCCCCGAAGCCAAGACGCTCGGATTTgcattcttctttctgctgaTCTCCTCGTCTATCACCATGTCAATCCCATTCTCCATCGGCAAGATCATGGATACCGCCACGAAAAGCGCAACCGAGGGAGGCAACGAGCTGTTTGGACTGAGCCTTCCGATGTTCTACAGCGCCCTGGCTGGAGTGTTGCTCGTGGGCGCTGCTGCCAACTATGGTCGCATTATCATTCTTCGGATCGTGGGCGAGCGCATCGTGGCTAGACTGCGCTCCAAGCTGTTCCGTCAGACATTTGTGCAAGATGCCGAGTTCTTCGATGCAAATCGAGTTGGTGACCTGATTTCCCGCCTCAGTTCCGATACCATCATCGTGGGCAAGAGTATCACGCAAAATCTGTCCGATGGTCTACGGGCGACTGTCAGCGGTGCTGCCGGATTTGGCCTGATGGCTTATACCAGCCTCCAACTGTCCAGTATCCTTGCTTTGCTGCTCCCGCCAATAGGCCTCGGTGCGCTTTTTTATGGAAGGGCTATCAGGAACCTCAGCCGGAAGATTCAAAAGAATTTGGGTACCCTAACCAAGATTGCGGAGGAACGCCTGGGCAATGTGAAGACTAGTCAGTCCTTTGCAGGCGAAATACTTGAGGTCAATCGGTACAATACGCAAGTGCGCAAAATCTTTGATCTGGGGAAGAGAGAATCTTTAATCAGCGCgaccttcttcagctcg ACGGGACTGATGGGTAACATGACTATCTTGGCTCTGCTCTATGCCGGAGGTTCCATGGTGCAGTCCGGGGCTATCAGTATCGGAGAGCTAACATCATTCTTGATGTACACCGCTTATGCGGGCTCCAGCATGTTCGGCCTTTCCAGTTTTTACTCTGAGCTTATGAAGGGCGTGGGCGCGGCAAGCAGGCTGTTTGAGTTGCAAGACCGCCAGCCCACAATTCATCCAACTAAGGGCCTCAAAGTCGAGTCCGCGCGCGGTCCCATCCGATTTGAAAACGTTACTTTCAGTTATCCGACTCGTCCTGCTGTCAAAATCTTCAAGGGCTTGGATTTCGAGATTCCACAAGGCACCAACGTTGCGATTGTTGGACCTTCTGGCGGAGGCAAATCTACTATCGCATCTATCCTACTTCGCTTCTATAGCCCGACCGAGGGGAAAGTACTCATTGATGGGAAAGACATCAGCGGGATGAACGCCAAGTCTCTGCGGAGGAAGATTGGTGTGGTTGCACAGGAGCCAGTTCTTTTCTCTGGAACAATTTCCGACAACATCTCCTACGGTCGACCACATGCCACACGCTCGGAGATCATTGCTGCAGCACGCCAGGCCAATTGCCAATTCATCAGTGACTTCCCAGATGGCCTTGACACGCACGTGGGAGCTCGCGGCGCTCAGTTGTCTGGCGGTCAGAAGCAGCGAATTGCCATTGCGCGCGCTCTAATCAAGGAGCCCGATATTCTGATTCTGGACGAAGCGACCTCCGCTCTGGATGCCGAATCCGAGACACTAGTGAACAGTGCATTGGCTGCCCTTCTTCGGGGTaacaacaccaccatcagcatTGCTCACCGACTCTCCACGATCAAACGTTCCGACACCATCATTGTGCTTGGGCCCGACGGGAAAGTGGCCGAGCAAGGGTCATATGACGAGCTTAGCGCCCGTCCAGATGGCGCATTTACGAAACTCATGGAATGGCAGATGAGCGGCAGCGAGCCCGTACACCCTCCAGCCGCTGCCTCTGCACGGGCAGCGAAAACGGCGGAGGAGCTTTGGCAGCTCCAGAAGGAgacggagccggagccggagttggaggacgatgaggaggaagaacaaaCACGAAAAAATTCCACCCACTGA
- a CDS encoding uncharacterized protein (ID:PFLUO_006703-T1.cds;~source:funannotate): MGNFILGAYNMTKANGYRKIPDPVDTMAAEAANSVRRLSSAEARRCDLYSGPTVIAPPENMKAPCDADGTATRLERARKSIDETASDGGTPEAEQPDRNSIDKFAIAFDIDGVLVKGGKPLPASIDAMKYINGDNPYGVKIPYIFVTNGGGKTEEERCIDLSRQLQIEVSPGQFICGHTPMREMVEEYQTVLVVGGEGEKCRVVAEDYGFKDVITPGDIIKSKHDTTPFRKLTEEEHYDSRSRNFDESTVDAIFVFADSRDWAGDQQIILDLLMSKNGHLGTRSETFDEGPPIYFSHNDIVWSTSHEHSRIGMGALRTSVEALYKELTGKELTTVAFGKPQLGTFGFATRLLREWCKETYGIDQPPATVYFVGDTPESDIRGTNEYNQISDTEWFSILVKTGVYQDDKTPQFPPREVCEDVLAAVKFAFQRELGEDS; the protein is encoded by the exons ATGGGTAACTTCATCCTGGGGGCCTATAATATGACAAAGGCGAATGGATATCGAAAGATCCCCGATCCAGTCGATACTATGGCAGCAGAAGCCGCCAATAGCGTGCGGAGGCTATCCTCCGCCGAGGCTAGGCGATGTGATCTGTACAGCGGTCCAACCGTGATCGCTCCTCCGGAAAATATGAAGGCACCGTGCGACGCAGACGGAACTGCCACGCGGCTGGAAAGAGCCAGGAAAAGCATCGATGAAACGGCCTCCGACGGGGGCACCCCCGAGGCTGAACAACCAGACCGAAACAGTATAGACAAATTCGCGATCGCCTTCGATATCGATGGCGTTCTCGTGAAAGGAGGGAAGCCGCTTCCAGCATCGATCGATGCGATGAAATACATCAATGGGGACAATCCATATGGAGTAAAGAT CCCGTATATCTTCGTCACCAATGGCGGCGGgaagacggaagaagaacGCTGTATTGATCTCAGTCGCCAGCTACAGATCGAGGTTTCACCCGGCCAATTCATCTGTGGACACACACCGATGCGCGAAATGGTCGAGGAGTATCAAACCGTTCTCGTGGTAGGCGGCGAGGGTGAAAAATGCCGCGTCGTCGCAGAGGACTATGGTTTCAAAGACGTGATCACCCCCGGCGATATCATCAAGTCCAAGCATGATACAACGCCGTTCCGGAAGTTGACAGAGGAAGAGCATTACGATTCCCGCAGTAGAAATTTCGACGAGTCTACTGTCGATGCCATATTCGTATTCGCTGACAGCAGAGACTGGGCCGGTGACCAACagatcatcctcgatcttctgATGTCGAAGAATGGACACCTAGGGACTCGCTCCGAGACCTTTGACGAGGGCCCGCCTATTTACTTTTCCCACAACGACATCGTATGGTCCACCTCTCACGAGCACTCGCGCATCGGAATGGGCGCACTGCGGACGTCGGTGGAAGCTCTTTACAAGGAACTGACTGGCAAGGAGCTGACTACCGTCGCGTTTGGGAAACCGCAGCTCGGGACGTTCGGTTTCGCGACAAGACTGCTTCGCGAATGGTGCAAGGAGACGTACGGTATTGATCAACCGCCAGCCACCGTTTATTTCGTAGGCGACACGCCCGAGTCCGATATCCGGGGCACGAATGAGTACAACCAGATTAGTGATACCGAGTGGTTCTCCATCTTGGTCAAGACGGGTGTCTACCAAGATGATAAGACGCCGCAATTTCCTCCCAGGGAAGTTTGTGAGGATGTCCTGGCAGCTGTCAAGTTTGCTTTTCAGCGTGAACTGGGCGAGGACTCGTGA
- a CDS encoding uncharacterized protein (ID:PFLUO_006704-T1.cds;~source:funannotate) gives MATKTTDAKLADMQKDMVEVGGKQHMTTDYGVKISDPDHWLRVASESRTGPSLLEDQIAREKIMRFDHERIPERVVHARGTGAFGTFKLFESAEDVTTAGVLTDTSRETPLFLRFSTVQGSKGSADTVRDVRGFAVKMYTDEGNWDIVGNNIPVFFIQDSIKFPDVIHSVKPEPHNEVPQGQSAHNNFWDFQYMHSETTHMNQWIMSDRAIPRSYRMMQGFGVNTYSLINAQGKRHFVKFHFTPELGVHSLVWDEALKICGQDPDFHRKDLMDAIDAGHFPRWKFGLQLIPEEKMDDFEFDPLDATKVWPEELVPIRYIGQLELNRNVDEFFPQTEQAAFCTSHIVPGIDFSDDPLLQGRNFSYFDTQISRLGPNWQELPINRPVCPYMALANRDGAMKHRITKGTVNYWPNRFEANPPAEPSQGGFVSYPEKQQGMKLRALSDKFKEHHNQAQTFYNSLSEIEKIHVAKAFSFELDHCDDPVVYKRMTERLASISLDLAKTVAMNVGADTPSKALKENKGQKAKGLSQLEYLPEKPIIVTRRIAILVGDGFDYASYTTMKETLQSQGAFVFTIGAQRQGVKAESGETVVPDHHFNGMRSTLFDAVFVPGGKHVANALSKNGVAKFWITESFAHLKPIAGLNEAVPFIEKQIGLSDVKVASSGTAGLESYGVVTGYGEAAATLKVANVGPNSKGLAEMFIWHVSNHRNWQRELDGLSDQVAA, from the exons ATGGCAACCAAAACTACAGATGCCAAGTTGGCCGACATGCAAAAGGACATGGTCGAAGTAGGTGGCAAGCAGCATATGACAACCGATTATGGCGTCAAAATCTCCGACCCGGACCATTGGCTGCGTGTTGCCAGCGAGTCGAGGACCGGCCCCTCTCTTCTGGAAGATCAGATCGCGCGCGAGAAG ATCATGCGCTTCGATCACGAACGCATTCCTGAGCGCGTCGTACACGCCCGTGGAACAGGCGCCTTCGGCACTTTTAAGCTCTTCGAGAGCGCCGAGGACGTTACCACCGCCGGCGTCTTGACCGATACCAGTCGTGAGACGCCACTGTTCCTGCGTTTCTCTACGGTGCAGGGTAGCAAGGGTAGTGCAGATACAGTGCGAGACGTGCGCGGATTCGCCGTCAAGATGTACACGGACGAGGGTAACTGGGACATTGTGGGAAATAACAtccccgtcttcttcatccaggaTTCTATCAAGTTTCCCGATGTTATCCACTCTGTCAAGCCCGAGCCGCATAATGAGGTTCCGCAGGGCCAGAGTGCCCACAACAACTTCTGGGATTTCCAGTATATGCATTCGGAGACGACGCATATGAATCAATGG ATCATGTCTGACCGGGCTATTCCGCGCTCGTATCGAATGATGCAAGGATTTGGAGTCAACACTTACTCTCTCATTAACGCGCAGGGCAAACGCCACTTCGTCAAGTTTCACTTCACGCCCGAACTAGGCGTGCATTCCCTCGTCTGGGACGAAGCTTTGAAGATCTGTGGCCAGGATCCTGACTTCCATCGTAAGGATCTTATGGACGCTATTGACGCTGGCCACTTCCCGCGCTGGAAGTTCGGATTGCAACTTATTCCtgaagagaagatggacGATTTTGAATTCGATCCACTCGACGCTACCAAGGTCTGGCCTGAGGAACTAGTGCCCATCCGTTACATCGGCCAGCTGGAGCTTAACCGCAACGTCGATGAATTCTTCCCGCAGACCGAACAGGCTGCCTTCTGTACCAGCCACATTGTGCCGGGCATTGACTTCTCCGATGATCCGCTGTTGCAGGGCCGAAACTTCTCCTACTTCGACACGCAGATCTCACGTCTCGGTCCGAACTGGCAGGAACTGCCCATTAATCGCCCTGTTTGCCCCTACATGGCCCTCGCCAACCGTGACGGAGCTATGAAGCACCGCATCACCAAGGGAACAGTCAATTATTGGCCGAATCGATTCGAGGCCAACCCGCCGGCTGAACCGTCGCAGGGCGGGTTTGTCAGCTACCCAGAGAAACAGCAGGGTATGAAATTGCGAGCGCTATCGGACAAATTCAAAGAACACCACAACCAAGCACAGACCTTCTATAACTCGCTGTCAGAAatcgagaagatccacgTCGCCAAAGCCTTCTCCTTTGAGCTGGACCACTGCGACGACCCCGTGGTATACAAGCGCATGACCGAACGCCTGGCATCCATCAGTCTGGACCTGGCGAAGACCGTCGCAATGAATGTCGGTGCTGACACGCCTAGCAAGGCATTGAAGGAGAATAAAGGTCAGAAAGCAAAGGGCCTCAGCCAGCTAGAGTACTTGCCCGAGAAGCCTATCATTGTGACACGCCGCATTGCCATTCTAGTCGGCGACGGTTTCGACTATGCCTCCTACACTACGATGAAGGAGACGCTGCAATCTCAAGGTGCTTTTGTGTTTACCATCGGCGCCCAGCGGCAGGGTGTCAAGGCTGAGTCCGGAGAGACCGTTGTACCTGATCACCATTTCAATGGCATGCGGTCCACGCTCTTTGATGCTGTATTCGTGCCAGGTGGCAAGCACGTCGCCAATGCGCTATCCAAGAATGGCGTCGCCAAGTTCTGGATTACCGAGTCGTTTGCCCATCTCAAACCCATTGCTGGCCTTAATGAGGCCGTTCCTTTCATCGAGAAACAGATCGGTCTTTCTGACGTCAAGGTTGCGTCCTCTGGCACTGCTGGCCTCGAGTCCTATGGTGTTGTGACGGGATACGGTGAGGCCGCGGCTACGCTGAAGGTGGCGAATGTTGGACCCAATTCGAAGGGTCTAGCGGAGATGTTTATCTGGCATGTCTCGAATCACCGTAACTGGCAGCGCGAGCTCGATGGGCTCTCTGATCAGGTTGCGGCATAG
- a CDS encoding uncharacterized protein (ID:PFLUO_006705-T1.cds;~source:funannotate) has translation MLWAWNTLLAAAPYFQTRFESDEWASKHYQPSILSVFTVTNLATVAVLAKVQKNASYPWRITVALLMTSIVFTLLAFSTVIMKDISVRVYFGFLMVMVFGASLATGINQNGLFAYVLGFDREEYTQAIMGGQGLAGVLPCIVQILSALAVAPTKKENQAPVPPGSSSSKSAFIYFIAATAVSVLALLSFLHLIKRQPTAQPKRTDEDDETATVIEHDQSVGLWTLFKKLRLTSSSVFLCFVITMVFPVYTAEIESVNGSGSSRLFTKPVFIPLAFLFWNVGDTIGRMAVLSPRLSLAHRPFWLFVIAIARAGFIPLYLLCNIGGRGAVVQSDFFYLFVVQLLFGASNGFLASSCMMGSSQWVAVSEREAAGGFMSMMLVGGLAAGSLLSFGVASA, from the exons ATGCTATGGGCCTG GAACACGCTTCTCGCAGCAGCGCCGTATTTCCAAACCCGGTTTGAATCCGATGAATGGGCGTCAAAGCACTACCAGCCCTCGATTCTGTCGGTATTTACGGTCACTAACCTCGCCACCGTCGCTGTTCTGGCGAAAGTCCAGAAGAATGCGTCTTACCCATGGCGCATCACGGTCGCTCTCTTGATGACCAGTATCGTGTTTACTTTGCTTGCCTTCTCCACGGTTATCATGAAGGATATCTCCGTGCGAGTATATTTTGGCTTTCTCATGGTCATGGTGTTTGGAGCCAGTTTGGCAACAGGAATTAATCAGAATGGCCTTTTTGCCTATGTCTTGGGCTTCGACAGGGAGGAATACACCCAGGCAATCATGGGTGGCCAGGGGTTGGCCGGTGTGCTTCCGTGCATTGTTCAGATCCTCTCTGCCTTGGCTGTGGCCCCTACGAAAAAAGAGAACCAAGCTCCAGTACCACCGgggtcgtcgtcgtcgaagtcGGCGTTCATTTACTTCATCGCCGCAACGGCCGTCTCGGTTCTTGCGCTGTTGtccttcctccatctcatcaaGAGACAGCCAACAGCCCAGCCAAAGCGgacggatgaagacgacgagacGGCTACGGTCATTGAGCATGACCAATCCGTGGGTCTGTGGACTCTCTTCAAGAAGCTCAGGCTTACGTCGTCGTCTGTTTTCCTGTGCTTTGTTATCACGATGGTGTTCCCCGTGTACACGGCCGAGATTGAGTCTGTCAATGGCTCTGGGAGTTCTCGGTTGTTTACGAAACCCGTGTTCATCCCGCTGGCCTTTCTGTTCTGGAACGTGGGCGATACGATCGGCAGGATGGCAGTCTTGAGTCCCCGACTGTCTCTCGCTCACAGACCATTCTGGCTTTTTGTTATTGCCATCGCGCGTGCTGGGTTTATCCCGCTCTATCTGCTTTGCAATATCGGTGGCCGAGGTGCCGTGGTGCAGAGTGACTTTTTCTATCTTTTTGTTGTGCAGCTGCTCTTCGGTGCGAGTAATGGGTTCTTGGCTAGTAGCTGTATGATGGGATCGAGCCAGTGGGTCGCTGTTAGCGAAAGAGAAGCCGCGGGAGGCTTCATGAGCATGATGCTCGTTGGTGGTCTGGCCGCGGGGAGTCTCCTGTCCTTTGGTGTTGCAAGTGCATAA
- a CDS encoding uncharacterized protein (ID:PFLUO_006706-T1.cds;~source:funannotate): MGFDLGHVLAALSVWKILTGLLFVYLVYFSCWIIYTLYFHPLSRYHGPKLAAISPLVHLLWDIKGQQHSIIRSLHDKYGEVVRIAPNSLVYRAAPAWRDIYGHRKKGQKIFLKDPSLYAPTPNGVNAIITANEDDHARMRRLLAHAFSNKALREQEGILHTYVDMLIERLQGLLGGSYSQAIDLTRWFNFTTFDLIGDLAFGEPFDCLDSSKYHWWVLIILDAVKASAYLKVFWFYPLLIPLVKILVPRHLLKKRAESFALSVDKMQRRLKRGTTRPDFTSYILKHSKIGKGLTASEIDANAAVFVLAGSETTAALISGCTYYLLRHRDMYTRLMREIRGAFEKESDIKLSSIADLPYLNAVLNETLRIYPPIPAMLPRLVPEGGAVINDEYVPGGVSVSISLYSAFRSHTNFKDPDVFIPDRWLDETSDFAADKTEAFQPFSYGPRNCLGQHLANAEMRLILTKLFWHFDLNLLPESINWINQKSYSLWSRPALMVKLFRAGAEA; encoded by the exons ATGGGGTTCGACCTGGGCCATGTCCTGGCAGCCCTGTCTGTGTGGAAAATCCTTACTGGTCTCTTGTTTGTG TACTTGGTTTACTTCTCCTGTTGGATTATTTACACTCTCTACTTCCACCCGCTGAGTCGGTACCACGGTCCCAAATTGGCGGCCATCTCCCCTCTGGTGCACCTTCTTTGGGATATTAAAGGCCAGCAGCACTCGATCATTAGGTCCCTGCACGATAAGTACGGCGAAGTTGTCCGTATCGCCCCGAACTCGCTTGTCTATCGTGCTGCCCCTGCTTGGAGAGACATTTACGGCCATCGCAAGAAAGGACAGAAGATCTTTCTCAAGGACCCTTCATTGTATGCACCCACGCCGAATGGAGTCAATGCTATTATCACCGCGAATGAAGATGACCATGCACGTATGCGTCGTCTGCTGGCGCATGCCTTCTCCAACAAGGCCCTCCGCGAGCAGGAAGGTATTCTGCACACGTACGTCGACATGCTGATCGAGAGACTTCAAGGACTGCTCGGTGGATCGTACAGCCAGGCCATTGATCTGACACGCTGGTTCAATTTTACCACCTTCGACTTGATTGGCGACCTTGCGTTTGGAGAGCCATTCGACTGTCTCGACAGCAGCAAGTATCACTGGTGGGTCCTGATCATTCTGGATGCTGTCAAAGCCAGCGCATATCTAAAGGTCTTTTGGTTCTATCCCCTTTTGATTCCTCTGGTCAAGATTTTGGTCCCGCGTCATCTACTCAAGAAAAGAGCAGAGAGTTTCGCTTTGAGTGTGGACAAGATGCAGCGGCGTCTCAAGCGTGGAACTACACGTCCGGATTTTACCTCGTATATCCTCAAGCACAGCAAAATTGGGAAAGGGTTGACCGCCTCTGAGATAGACGCCAATGCTGCCGTCTTTGTTCTGGCTGGCAGCGAGACCACCGCCGCTCTCATCTCAGGCTGCACGTACTATCTCCTTCGGCATCGTGATATGTACACCCGTCTGATGCGCGAGATACGGGGTGCCTTCGAGAAGGAGTCAGATATCAAGCTCTCGTCCATTGCAGATCTGCCGTATCTTAATGCTGTCCTGAACGAGACTCTCCGCATTTATCCTCCCATCCCCGCTATGCTGCCTCGCTTGGTTCCTGAAGGCGGCGCCGTCATCAATGACGAGTACGTGCCTGGTGGA GTCTCCGTTTCAATTTCCCTATACTCCGCCTTCCGCTCGCACACCAACTTCAAGGATCCTGACGTATTCATCCCGGATCGCTGGCTGGACGAAACCTCTGACTTCGCTGCCGACAAGACGGAGGCATTTCAGCCATTCTCATATGGTCCGCGAAACTGCCTTGGACAGCA CCTCGCCAACGCGGAGATGCGTCTTATCCTCACCAAACTATTCTGGCACTTTGACCTCAATCTCTTGCCCGAGTCTATTAATTGGATCAACCAAAAATCGTACTCGCTTTGGAGTCGCCCTGCACTGATGGTGAAGCTCTTCCGGGCCGGGGCTGAGGCATGA
- a CDS encoding uncharacterized protein (ID:PFLUO_006707-T1.cds;~source:funannotate) gives MVTRAASPLAGHATPTKAQKPRTRTVAHRRVYGKRKADAPKAVFEQNSPARTPENVGAVEAIQQKLAEVTIDEQPAAQHKTPENPPTDPEPETTEVQTASPSDEPSSVFSRQSSADTSVESPLQTTTPKKPAKYETMVAVRIPVNRVPKAVQASPKKEGTPSIDKREKKFSRRRSSGVVHNTAVNTYARPILNEALSSAAAQSVQKFSTWASRSAKMFDVAKLAEGSYGEVYKLHLRDEACRPAASKSKLAKLRAYGDGVFKVVPLRAKSGPGSKKFTTIEEIVSEIKMLKYLDPIPGFARFREIHVVQGRFPESFQGAWDQYKKTSNDCLNPNPSSKKAYPDSQLWAIVEMDDAGCELEKFCWSSVFQIYDIFWGVAMALARAEEYALFEHRDLHLGNVCIRSTRPDDCMNPPSDLDIIRQQSASGFGFSSLETTIIDYSLSRADLQLADSGEIATEVTSSDLDKKQIFDSIGQDEDEILLRNTYRYMRATLYTGNPMETEEMPTIPGIWSEYAPRTNLVWLLFLLKNLLKNREPEASQPPPQPARKALAPCSPNRSSMNKSGKNEKSKAKASSLADVRVKDLQMKEIQNRVCLLKQTLEGRMKSILELLDLEHGHEDMCCAADLVAYAMDQQWLEAKDFF, from the exons ATGGTGACTCGAGCAGCCTCGCCACTGGCGGGTCACGCGACACCCACGAAAGCACAAAAACCCAGAACCAGGACAGTTGCCCACCGCAGAGTCTACGGGAAACGAAAAGCCGATGCCCCCAAGGCAGTGTTTGAACAAAACAGCCCTGCAAGGACTCCCGAGAATGTCGGTGCTGTGGAAGCGATCCAACAGAAGTTGGCCGAGGTGACGATAGACGAGCAACCAGCAGCTCAACACAAAACACCCGAGAACCCGCCAACCGATCCAGAGCCAGAGACAACTGAGGTCCAAACAGCGTCACCATCTGATGAGCCGTCCAGCGTATTCTCCAGACAGTCCTCAGCCGACACCTCGGTTGAGTCACCCTTACAAACAACCACGCCGAAGAAACCGGCTAAGTATGAAACCATGGTGGCAGTCAGAATACCGGTGAATCGAGTACCCAAGGCGGTGCAGGCAAGTCCAAAAAAGGAGGGCACACCGTCTATcgacaaaagagaaaagaagtTCTCCCGACGACGCTCATCGGGCGTTGTTCACAACACCGCAGTCAACACCTACGCCCGCCCGATCCTCAACGAAGCCCTGTCCTCTGCAGCCGCACAGAGTGTACAGAAATTTAGCACCTGGGCTTCCCGATCTGCGAAGATGTTCGACGTGGCAAAATTGGCCGAGGGTTCATACGGAGAGGTTTACAAGCTGCATTTGCGCGATGAGGCATGCAGACCTGCAGCATCCAAGTCCAAACTGGCAAAGCTGCGAGCATACGGAGATGGCGTCTTCAAGGTGGTGCCTCTGCGTGCCAAAAGCGGACCCGGTTCGAAGAAATTCACCACCATCGAGGAAATTGTGTCGGAGATCAAGATGCTCAAATACCTTGATCCCATCCCTGGATTTGCCCGGTTCAGGGAAATCCATGTGGTACAGGGTCGTTTTCCGGAATCTTTCCAGGGTGCATGGGACCAGTACAAAAAGACCTCGAATGACTGTCTGAATCCGAACCCGTCCAGTAAGAAGGCATACCCGGACTCGCAGCTGTGGGCGATTGTGGAAATGGATGACGCGGGATgtgagctggagaagtttTGCTGGTCGTCGGTTTTCCAGATCTATGACATCTTTTGGGGCGTTGCCATGGCTCTGGCACGCGCTGAAGAGTACGCGCTGTTTGAG CATCGAGATCTTCACTTGGGAAATGTCTGCATTCGATCTACTCGTCCAGACGACTGCATGAATCCACCATCGGACCTCGATATCATCCGTCAGCAATCGGCCAGCGGGTTTGGCTTCAGCTCCCTCGAAACGACCATTATCGACTACTCGCTTTCACGCGCCGACTTGCAGCTAGCCGACAGCGGGGAGATTGCCACCGAGGTTACTTCGTCGGATTTGGACAAAAAGCAGATTTTCGATTCCATTGGCCaggacgaagacgaaatcCTTCTGAGGAACACCTACCGATA TATGCGTGCAACTCTATATACCGGAAACCCCATGGAAACAGAGGAAATGCCCACTATCCCTGGCATCTGGTCTGAGTATGCACCGCGGACAAACCTGGTCTggcttctcttcctgctcaAGAACCTCCTGAAGAACCGAGAGCCAGAGGCCTCGCAGCCGCCACCCCAGCCAGCACGAAAGGCTCTCGCCCCCTGCTCTCCCAACCGAAGCTCCATGAACAAATCGGGCAAGAACGAAAAGAGCAAAGCAAAAGCGAGCAGCTTGGCTGATGTTCGAGTGAAGGATCTTCAAATGAAGGAAATTCAAAATCGCGTCTGTCTCCTCAAACAGACCCTCGAGGGAAGAATGAAATCCATTCTTGAGCTCCTTGACCTAGAGCACGGGCACGAAGACATGTGCTGTGCCGCTGATCTGGTGGCATACGCAATGGACCAGCAATGGTTGGAGGCGAAAGACTTTTTCTGA